The following coding sequences lie in one Phycicoccus duodecadis genomic window:
- the recF gene encoding DNA replication/repair protein RecF (All proteins in this family for which functions are known are DNA-binding proteins that assist the filamentation of RecA onto DNA for the initiation of recombination or recombinational repair.) yields MHVRHLSVADFRSYTTAELPLEPGVTTLVGLNGQGKTNLVEALGYLASLSSHRVATDAPLVRAGAERAVVRGAVMQDGRETMVELEITPGRANRARLGRSPVRPRDVLGSLRTVLFAPEDLALVKGDPGERRRFLDDLLVARQPRWAGVRQEYDRIVKQRSALLKSAQPYLSRRARGRRPRPGAEALDPASEAASALHTLEIWDAQLATVGSSLLYARLRLLRDLGPYLAKAYDEVSNGQSDARVSYRSSLREGTAARLAAGEVPEIPELHDEILASLAAVRDQEVERGQCLVGPHRDDVLLSLGELPAKGYASHGESWSFALGLRLAAFQLLRTDLGDDPVLVLDDVFAELDVGRRERLAAMVGDAEQVLVTAAVPEDVPAALAGRTFKVTLGSVEEVVADDA; encoded by the coding sequence GTGCACGTCCGGCACCTGTCGGTCGCCGACTTCCGCAGCTACACGACCGCCGAGCTCCCGCTGGAGCCCGGCGTCACGACCCTGGTCGGCCTCAACGGGCAGGGCAAGACCAACCTGGTCGAGGCCCTGGGCTACCTCGCGTCGCTGTCGAGCCATCGGGTGGCCACCGATGCCCCGCTGGTGCGGGCCGGGGCCGAGCGGGCGGTGGTGCGCGGGGCGGTGATGCAGGACGGCCGCGAGACGATGGTCGAGCTCGAGATCACGCCGGGGCGCGCCAACCGGGCCCGGCTCGGGCGCTCGCCGGTGCGCCCCCGTGATGTCCTGGGCTCGCTCCGCACGGTGCTGTTCGCCCCCGAGGACCTGGCGCTGGTCAAGGGCGACCCCGGCGAGCGGCGCCGCTTCCTCGACGACCTGCTGGTGGCGCGCCAGCCCCGCTGGGCGGGGGTGCGCCAGGAGTACGACCGCATCGTGAAGCAGCGCTCGGCCCTGCTGAAGTCGGCCCAGCCCTACCTCTCGCGCCGGGCCCGGGGCCGGCGTCCGCGCCCGGGGGCCGAGGCGCTCGACCCCGCGTCGGAGGCCGCGAGCGCGCTGCACACCCTCGAGATCTGGGACGCCCAGCTGGCCACGGTCGGCTCCTCGCTGCTGTACGCGCGGCTGCGGCTGCTGCGCGACCTCGGGCCGTACCTCGCCAAGGCCTACGACGAGGTCAGCAACGGCCAGTCCGACGCCCGGGTCAGCTACCGCTCGTCGCTGCGCGAGGGGACCGCGGCCCGGCTGGCCGCGGGTGAGGTGCCCGAGATCCCCGAGCTGCACGACGAGATCCTCGCGTCGCTCGCCGCCGTGCGCGACCAGGAGGTCGAGCGCGGCCAGTGCCTCGTGGGGCCGCACCGCGACGATGTCCTGCTCTCGCTCGGCGAGCTGCCGGCCAAGGGGTACGCCAGCCACGGCGAGTCGTGGTCGTTCGCGCTCGGGCTGCGGCTCGCGGCCTTCCAGCTGCTGCGCACCGACCTCGGCGACGACCCGGTGCTGGTGCTCGACGACGTCTTCGCCGAGCTCGACGTGGGCCGGCGCGAGCGGCTGGCCGCCATGGTGGGCGACGCCGAGCAGGTGCTGGTGACCGCCGCGGTGCCCGAGGACGTCCCGGCCGCCCTGGCCGGGCGCACCTTCAAGGTCACGCTGGGCTCGGTCGAGGAGGTCGTGGCGGATGACGCCTGA
- a CDS encoding DUF721 domain-containing protein — translation MTPEPDDGAEPDVAAGDAGDAGGAGGAGDVADAAEPEAVRPEVADPVLATAEALARARAGARAKGLRPGLKPRRRQRDVPADRRKDGGRDPQLLGDQIGRFVAERGWAAEVAVGSVIGRWPAIVGPEVAAHCHPTDFADGVLTVRADSTAWATQLRMLETSLMGRLAEDVGEGTVTELRIVGPSAPPWSRGRHRVQDGRGPRDTYG, via the coding sequence ATGACGCCTGAGCCCGACGACGGCGCGGAGCCCGACGTGGCCGCCGGGGATGCCGGGGATGCGGGGGGTGCGGGGGGTGCCGGGGATGTGGCGGATGCCGCGGAGCCCGAGGCCGTGCGCCCCGAGGTCGCCGACCCGGTGCTGGCCACCGCCGAGGCCCTGGCCCGCGCCCGCGCCGGGGCGCGCGCCAAGGGGCTGCGCCCCGGGTTGAAGCCCCGACGGCGCCAGCGCGACGTCCCGGCCGACCGGCGCAAGGACGGGGGCCGCGACCCGCAGCTGCTCGGCGACCAGATCGGCCGCTTCGTGGCCGAGCGCGGCTGGGCGGCCGAGGTCGCCGTCGGCTCTGTCATCGGGCGCTGGCCGGCCATCGTCGGGCCCGAGGTCGCGGCGCACTGCCATCCCACCGACTTCGCCGATGGCGTGCTCACGGTGCGGGCCGACTCCACCGCCTGGGCCACCCAGCTGCGGATGCTCGAGACGTCGCTGATGGGCCGGCTGGCCGAGGACGTCGGCGAGGGCACCGTCACCGAGCTGCGCATCGTCGGGCCCAGCGCGCCGCCCTGGTCCCGCGGGCGGCACCGGGTGCAGGACGGCCGCGGCCCGCGCGACACCTACGGCTGA